A region of Chloracidobacterium sp. DNA encodes the following proteins:
- a CDS encoding CHAT domain-containing protein: MSQAPEALLKARKNGTVATSSEINVVYALALMRLERYEVAATVLEEALADAEISRQPRRIAAAYLAKATHFRTQRDFPSAIKSARSAIVAAPSDPQIKVEYHLAIGRIMYSSGYDVAAIIWLEKAEKLASGLPISAHLDVLGHLSLAWASKFNYARAIEYGERLVKISEKTEFKFRHRLALYEFGGLLSAVAQERRAKQMRETGLRLALAANDEYQSCLFLTSLILTSLYDGDVKSAEKHLTTLDRVDRKKRFQFESILGKAVIAGLQGRTEVSEQGFKELETLKAHSEYIVPHWKAILAERRKDWAGLIKQMKVLEEITEEGNFREDLPGVYFSLAKGYWQLKEQEVAIEYAKRSAAIIESDRPTEDTMLSLSMLETYHSVYRLMAEIEDSRDHATAALELADYSKARVLRDRIENSALRRKADLDIEIRKLVEVLSTQLVDGGNVREELAGIEKSVALSLPQTATKRKLDRDLLNNKNLLHDTAIVSYFFNPGGQLRAYVIEDRKPVRSVELSLSEREAGLIAQSIRTKIRDRIFFKNDGKEIYDKLLAPLSLNANHIVIVPDKVLWKIPFHALSHDGESYLIEDRTVTYSPSVSMLLNELRQPAPIRKTVQVFANDSFEDRHLVYVNREATKVAGIFGSKPFFGATRKQFLGSAGDSDILHFSMHAQLNPDEPLESFLAFKANGKDPGRITVQDLLSIRLKKQNLTFLASCETSNVLNGEGLVSIAWALLGSGSSSVISAQWEANDRSTELFTQKFYEHYREGSSTAKALQAASLSMIQNKSAGSHEPYFWAAFFLLGDYR; this comes from the coding sequence GTGAGCCAAGCCCCTGAAGCTCTTCTGAAAGCACGCAAGAACGGAACAGTGGCGACCTCTTCCGAAATTAACGTAGTTTATGCTCTGGCCCTGATGCGGCTGGAGAGGTATGAAGTGGCGGCGACGGTTCTCGAAGAAGCCTTGGCAGACGCTGAAATCTCAAGACAGCCTCGCAGAATTGCGGCAGCGTATCTGGCTAAGGCCACGCATTTCCGTACCCAGCGGGACTTTCCATCTGCGATAAAGTCCGCCCGCAGCGCGATCGTAGCTGCTCCTTCAGATCCGCAAATCAAGGTCGAATATCATCTCGCCATCGGCCGGATAATGTACTCGTCCGGGTACGACGTGGCTGCGATCATCTGGCTTGAAAAAGCCGAGAAACTGGCTAGCGGCCTCCCTATATCCGCGCACCTCGATGTCCTTGGACATTTAAGCCTCGCGTGGGCATCGAAATTCAATTATGCAAGAGCGATAGAGTACGGAGAAAGACTGGTCAAGATCAGCGAGAAAACCGAATTCAAATTCCGTCACCGCCTCGCACTCTACGAGTTCGGAGGGCTTCTAAGTGCAGTGGCTCAGGAGCGAAGAGCAAAGCAAATGCGTGAAACTGGCCTGAGACTCGCGTTAGCAGCCAACGACGAATATCAGAGTTGTCTCTTTCTCACTTCGCTTATACTCACTTCCCTATACGACGGTGACGTAAAGAGCGCCGAAAAGCATCTCACTACACTTGACCGCGTTGATCGGAAAAAAAGATTTCAATTTGAATCGATCCTGGGAAAGGCGGTTATCGCCGGCCTACAAGGACGAACTGAGGTGTCCGAGCAAGGTTTCAAGGAACTCGAAACGCTGAAGGCTCATTCCGAGTACATTGTTCCGCACTGGAAGGCAATCCTCGCCGAAAGAAGGAAAGACTGGGCCGGATTGATCAAACAAATGAAGGTCCTAGAGGAGATCACCGAGGAAGGTAACTTTCGTGAGGATCTGCCGGGCGTTTACTTTAGTCTAGCCAAGGGATACTGGCAATTAAAAGAACAGGAAGTGGCTATTGAGTACGCAAAGCGCTCAGCAGCGATCATCGAAAGTGATCGACCGACAGAAGACACCATGTTGTCGTTGTCGATGCTGGAGACTTACCATTCCGTTTACAGGTTGATGGCAGAAATAGAAGATAGCAGAGACCACGCAACTGCCGCTTTAGAACTTGCCGATTACTCGAAGGCTCGTGTGCTTCGTGATCGCATCGAGAATTCGGCTCTTCGACGTAAAGCCGATCTGGATATCGAGATCCGCAAACTTGTGGAGGTTCTCTCAACTCAATTAGTTGATGGCGGGAACGTGCGAGAGGAATTGGCGGGTATTGAGAAATCCGTAGCTCTTTCTTTACCTCAAACCGCAACTAAACGAAAACTCGATCGGGATTTGCTCAACAATAAGAATCTACTTCATGACACCGCGATTGTCTCATACTTTTTCAATCCCGGTGGCCAGTTGCGAGCGTATGTAATCGAGGACCGAAAACCAGTCCGCTCGGTCGAATTGTCGCTTTCAGAGAGGGAGGCTGGTCTGATTGCACAATCCATCCGCACAAAGATTCGCGATAGGATCTTCTTCAAGAATGACGGAAAAGAAATCTATGACAAACTTCTTGCTCCATTGTCGCTGAATGCGAACCATATCGTGATCGTACCGGACAAAGTCTTGTGGAAGATTCCGTTCCATGCATTAAGCCATGATGGTGAATCTTATCTGATCGAAGATCGAACCGTAACCTACTCTCCGTCTGTGTCAATGCTTCTGAACGAACTTCGGCAGCCGGCTCCAATCCGAAAAACCGTTCAGGTTTTTGCTAATGATTCATTTGAAGACCGTCATTTGGTATACGTTAATCGCGAAGCCACGAAAGTCGCAGGCATTTTCGGCTCGAAGCCTTTTTTCGGTGCGACACGAAAGCAGTTCCTTGGCTCTGCCGGTGACTCCGACATTTTACACTTCTCGATGCACGCACAACTCAACCCGGATGAACCGCTGGAGTCTTTTTTAGCGTTTAAGGCGAACGGCAAGGATCCGGGGCGTATCACCGTGCAAGACCTTCTAAGCATTCGTCTCAAAAAGCAGAACCTCACGTTTCTCGCCTCGTGCGAAACGAGCAATGTGCTTAACGGTGAAGGACTCGTAAGTATCGCATGGGCGCTTCTGGGATCGGGAAGTTCGTCGGTGATATCTGCACAGTGGGAGGCGAACGACCGGTCAACTGAGCTGTTTACCCAAAAATTCTACGAGCATTATCGTGAGGGGAGTTCGACAGCGAAGGCTTTACAGGCTGCATCTTTATCAATGATCCAAAACAAATCAGCTGGATCGCACGAGCCTTATTTCTGGGCGGCTTTCTTTCTTCTAGGCGACTATCGCTAA
- a CDS encoding DEAD/DEAH box helicase family protein — MEIIDNINQLLGENLKQTIKPGSKLKIAASCFSIYAFEALRKELETVDSVEFVFTSPTFVPDEVTDKIRKERREFHIPKLERERDFYGSEFEIQLKNKLTQRAIAKECADWIRRKAKFRSNRSKAAMQQFACVVDGESEAVYMPLHGFTAVDLGYEQGNAVSNIVNKFDESLYTNTYLSLFDQIWNDTDKLEDVTSRLREHIASVYKENSPERIYFLMLFNIFNEFLEDLNEDVLPNDLTGYQDSLVWNKLFNFQKDAATGIINKLETFSGCILADSVGLGKTFSALAVVKYYELRNRSVLVLCPKKLAENWTNYKGNLTTNIFAKDRFNYDVLCHTDLQRTSGYSLGLPLNKINWGNYDLVVIDESHNFRTNEAFKERETRYQKLMNSVIKQGVKTKVLMLSATPVNNRFADLRNQLALAYEGESENLSRNLKTERSVEEIFRRAQSAFNVWSKLPPEERTPEAIMKSLDFDFFELLDSVTIARSRKHIEKYYDTSDIGSFPERRHPISHHCPLTSRDDVIGFNEIFGQLTLMKLAVYAPILYILDSRLAKYEAMYDTEVHEGKSKFRQADREKSLQALMTINLLKRLESSVEAFRLTLKKLKANHLRTLGQIEAFQQGGKDLSITDVSMAYEDAEPEDDDFPDAEDEEMQIGGKVQISLSDMDLPRWEHDLKADLDIIEYLIEEMEKVSPSDDSKLQHLKVELESKLTSPINPGNKKVLLFTAFADTANYLYEHVASHFLIKHGLHTAKVTGGDSPKSTLEKHYDFQSILTLFSPRSKERAAILPGEPREIDFLIGTDCISEGQNLQDCDYLINYDIHWNPVRIIQRFGRIDRIGSQNESIQLVNYWPDITLDEYINLKERVENRMVIADVTATGDDNPLSAKANDLSYRKEQLRRLQEEVIEMEDLKTGVSITDLGLNDFRMDLLNYVKVNSDLGGLPNGLHAVVPPNDNGLNPGAIFALRNRNQGVRIALHNRLHPYYLVYVGNDGEVITDHTEVKRLLDMVRNACSGKKEPIADVCKIFNQATDDGRNMEPYSELLGKAINSIIDIKEDSDLDSLFTVGKTTALVETVSGLDDFELIAFVVVQKEG; from the coding sequence ATGGAAATTATTGATAATATTAATCAACTTCTCGGTGAAAACCTTAAGCAAACGATCAAACCGGGATCAAAATTGAAAATTGCTGCGTCATGCTTCTCGATATACGCCTTTGAAGCATTAAGAAAGGAACTTGAAACGGTTGATTCGGTGGAATTTGTCTTCACGTCACCAACCTTTGTTCCCGATGAAGTTACAGACAAGATTAGAAAAGAGCGACGAGAATTTCACATTCCAAAACTTGAACGAGAACGCGACTTCTATGGCAGCGAGTTTGAAATTCAACTCAAAAATAAACTAACTCAGCGGGCAATTGCCAAAGAATGTGCTGATTGGATACGTCGAAAAGCTAAATTTCGGTCGAATCGGAGCAAGGCAGCAATGCAGCAGTTCGCGTGTGTGGTAGACGGCGAATCTGAAGCTGTTTATATGCCACTTCACGGATTCACGGCGGTCGATCTCGGTTACGAGCAAGGCAACGCGGTATCGAACATCGTGAATAAATTTGATGAGTCTTTGTACACGAATACCTATCTGAGTCTCTTTGACCAGATTTGGAACGACACGGACAAACTCGAAGACGTCACCTCTAGGCTTCGCGAACATATCGCCTCGGTCTATAAGGAAAACTCGCCGGAACGAATCTATTTCCTGATGCTTTTTAATATCTTCAATGAGTTTCTTGAAGATTTGAACGAAGATGTTTTGCCAAACGATCTGACGGGTTATCAGGACAGCTTGGTTTGGAACAAGTTATTTAATTTCCAAAAAGATGCGGCGACCGGGATCATAAACAAGCTCGAAACCTTTAGCGGCTGTATCTTAGCAGACAGCGTTGGTCTTGGTAAAACGTTCTCGGCCCTCGCTGTTGTCAAATACTACGAGCTTCGCAATCGATCCGTATTGGTTCTATGCCCAAAAAAACTCGCGGAAAACTGGACGAATTATAAAGGCAATTTAACGACCAACATTTTTGCCAAAGATCGGTTCAACTACGATGTTCTTTGTCACACGGATTTACAGCGCACAAGCGGCTATTCGCTGGGCTTGCCGTTAAACAAGATCAATTGGGGAAACTACGATCTAGTCGTCATTGATGAGTCGCACAATTTTCGGACAAACGAAGCATTCAAGGAGCGAGAAACTCGGTACCAAAAATTGATGAATTCGGTCATCAAGCAGGGTGTCAAGACCAAGGTTCTCATGCTGTCGGCGACCCCGGTAAATAATAGGTTTGCTGATCTGCGCAATCAGCTCGCTTTGGCTTACGAAGGCGAATCCGAGAACCTTAGCCGAAATCTGAAAACGGAACGGAGTGTCGAGGAAATATTTCGCCGTGCCCAGTCGGCGTTCAACGTATGGTCAAAACTCCCGCCTGAGGAACGAACGCCTGAGGCCATAATGAAATCGCTGGATTTCGATTTTTTTGAACTGCTCGACAGCGTGACCATCGCGAGGTCGCGTAAGCATATTGAGAAATATTACGACACCAGCGACATTGGCAGCTTTCCCGAACGCCGACACCCCATATCACATCACTGTCCGTTGACGAGTCGGGATGACGTTATCGGTTTCAACGAGATATTCGGCCAGCTTACACTGATGAAGCTCGCGGTGTATGCTCCGATTCTTTACATTCTCGATAGTCGGCTCGCGAAATACGAGGCAATGTACGACACCGAAGTCCACGAGGGGAAGAGCAAATTTAGACAGGCGGATCGAGAAAAGAGTCTTCAGGCACTGATGACGATCAATCTGCTCAAGCGGCTCGAAAGCTCAGTCGAGGCGTTTCGTTTGACCTTGAAAAAGCTCAAGGCAAACCATCTTCGCACACTTGGTCAAATCGAGGCCTTTCAACAAGGCGGCAAGGACTTGAGCATCACTGATGTCTCGATGGCTTATGAAGATGCCGAACCTGAGGACGACGATTTCCCAGACGCCGAAGACGAAGAAATGCAAATCGGCGGCAAGGTTCAAATCAGTCTTTCCGATATGGATCTTCCGCGTTGGGAGCATGACCTAAAGGCAGACCTCGACATAATCGAATATCTGATCGAGGAAATGGAAAAGGTCTCACCCAGCGACGATTCAAAGCTCCAGCACCTGAAAGTTGAACTTGAGAGTAAACTGACCTCGCCGATCAATCCAGGAAACAAAAAGGTTCTGCTTTTTACCGCCTTTGCAGATACGGCAAATTATCTCTACGAGCATGTTGCGAGCCATTTTCTTATTAAGCACGGCCTGCACACGGCTAAGGTCACCGGCGGGGATAGCCCAAAATCCACGCTCGAAAAGCATTACGATTTCCAGTCGATTCTCACGCTGTTCTCACCGCGGTCAAAAGAGAGGGCGGCTATCTTACCTGGCGAACCGCGTGAGATTGATTTTCTTATCGGCACGGATTGTATTTCGGAAGGGCAAAATCTTCAGGACTGCGATTATCTAATCAATTACGACATACATTGGAATCCGGTGCGGATCATTCAGCGCTTTGGACGCATTGATCGAATCGGTTCGCAGAACGAGAGTATCCAGTTAGTGAATTACTGGCCTGATATTACGCTTGACGAATATATCAACCTCAAAGAGCGTGTCGAAAACCGGATGGTCATCGCGGACGTGACCGCAACCGGTGACGACAACCCATTGAGCGCCAAAGCAAACGATCTTTCGTATCGAAAAGAACAGCTTCGGCGACTTCAGGAAGAGGTCATCGAGATGGAGGATCTCAAAACTGGGGTTTCCATTACAGATCTCGGCCTTAATGATTTCCGTATGGATCTGCTCAACTACGTGAAGGTAAATTCCGACCTTGGGGGCCTGCCGAATGGATTGCATGCAGTCGTTCCGCCAAATGACAACGGCTTAAATCCAGGTGCTATTTTTGCCCTTCGCAATCGTAATCAGGGTGTTCGGATCGCCCTTCATAATCGCCTGCATCCGTATTATCTGGTCTACGTCGGAAACGACGGCGAAGTGATAACCGACCACACGGAAGTTAAACGCCTTCTCGATATGGTTCGCAATGCTTGTTCAGGCAAAAAGGAACCGATTGCCGACGTTTGTAAGATATTCAATCAGGCAACCGATGACGGGCGCAATATGGAGCCATATTCCGAGTTGCTGGGCAAGGCCATCAACTCCATCATCGATATAAAAGAAGATAGCGACCTCGATAGCTTGTTTACTGTAGGCAAAACGACGGCTCTCGTAGAAACCGTGTCGGGCCTTGACGATTTTGAGCTTATCGCGTTTGTCGTTGTTCAAAAGGAGGGGTAG
- a CDS encoding DUF4391 domain-containing protein, with translation MLFSYPQQSEFGRVVPKSKIYEHARPSAALRDKFVKQIDKIVWQYKLSPETVNLRAKKDVPEIEIFSITLRTPEVREEVLRCIDTAIPFPIVYELIFEGQIKTKAAFKRPSEGDSNKWVTDIYFESGWQKESARRETLPVALDLGLLYEQMLRRLMPLPRKAGEDIRAQVQRLSEIRSKENEAAKIEARMQKEKQFNRKVELNSILRELRTAIDKLERYAD, from the coding sequence ATGTTATTCTCCTATCCCCAACAATCAGAGTTCGGACGCGTTGTCCCGAAGAGTAAAATCTACGAACACGCGCGGCCTTCAGCGGCGTTGCGTGATAAATTTGTAAAGCAGATAGACAAGATAGTCTGGCAATACAAGCTGTCGCCCGAAACGGTCAATCTCCGAGCAAAAAAGGATGTTCCCGAGATCGAGATTTTCTCGATTACGCTAAGAACCCCGGAGGTTCGGGAAGAGGTCTTACGTTGCATCGATACGGCAATACCATTCCCGATCGTCTATGAGCTAATTTTTGAGGGGCAGATTAAAACAAAGGCTGCGTTCAAACGTCCAAGTGAGGGTGACTCGAATAAATGGGTAACGGACATTTATTTTGAAAGCGGTTGGCAAAAGGAAAGTGCTCGACGCGAGACTTTGCCCGTAGCTTTAGATCTTGGTTTATTGTACGAACAAATGCTTCGCAGGTTGATGCCTTTGCCTAGGAAAGCAGGCGAAGATATTAGGGCACAGGTGCAACGGCTTTCTGAAATTCGGAGTAAAGAAAATGAGGCTGCGAAGATAGAAGCTCGAATGCAGAAGGAAAAGCAGTTCAATCGCAAGGTCGAGTTAAATAGCATCCTGCGAGAACTTCGAACGGCTATAGACAAACTGGAACGATATGCTGACTAA